The Pyrenophora tritici-repentis strain M4 chromosome 10, whole genome shotgun sequence genome contains a region encoding:
- a CDS encoding Mpv17-PMP22 domain containing protein translates to MIAPSSAWVRVSLRRIPNAPSPRNGNTGTPSPFEHTRFRFNPHTSRRYNAPRPNAGQINESAQTIPGPSWLWLQPIIEPFRAYGRVQQRKPYMTQLISSLVIYFVGDLVAQSISPTPTTAESLALADDAEEKGWVQEWSNNRDWARTGRALVIGGLSSIPSYKWFLWLSNNFNYSSKLLSITTKVTINQAFFTPLFNSYFFGMQSLLSGASGAEIVERIKNTVPTSWLNSCKVWPAITAFSFTYIPLQYRSIFGGVIAIGWQTYLSLLNQRAAAKEENGAEAEHVPAVKTRVMETRAERGHGQQKCPM, encoded by the exons ATGATCGCTCCTTCCAGCGCCTGGGTCCGCGTGAGTCTACGTCGCATTCCGAACGCCCCTTCTCCTCGGAACGGCAATACCGGAACTCCTTCACCCTTTGAACACACACGCTTCCGATTCAACCCGCACACATCACGTCGCTACAATGCCCCACGACCAAACGCCGGCCAAATCAATGAGAGTGCGCAGACAATTCCCGGCCCGAGCTGGCTTTGGCTTCAACCCATCATCGAACCCTTCCGCGCATATGGTCGCGTGCAACAAAGAAAGCCGTACATGACACAGTTGATATCTTCGCTGGTCATTTATTTTGTTGGGGATTTGGTGGCGCAGAGTATCTCGCCTACTCCCACCACGGCCGAAAGTCTGGCACTTGCGGATGATGCCGAGGAAAAAGGATGGGTCCAGGAATGGAGCAACAACCGCGACTGGGCACGTACGGGTCGCGCACTTGTCATCGGAGGATTGAGCTCCATTCCATCGTACAAGTGGTTCTTGTGGCTGTCCAACAATTTCAACTACAGCTCAAAGTTGCTCTCCATAACGACAAAG GTTACTATAAACCAAGCCTTCTTCACTCCCTTGTTCAACTCGTACTTCTTCGGCATGCAATCCCTTCTTTCAGGCGCATCCGGTGCCGAGATTGTCGAACGAATCAAGAACACAGTTCCAACAAGCTGGCTCAACAGCTGCAAAGTCTGGCCCGCCATCACGGCCTTTAGCTTCACGTACATACCGCTTCAGTACAGGAGCATATTCGGCGGCGTCATCGCAATCGGCTGGCAAACCTATCTCAGCCTGCTCAACCAGAGAGCCGCTGCCAAGGAGGAGAATGGAGCTGAAGCAGAACACGTGCCAGCTGTAAAGACAAGAGTTATGGAGACCAGGGCAGAGCGTGGGCACGGCCAGCAAAAGTGTCCCATGTGA